The genomic segment AAATTAATTGATATTTAGGAAGGAAATTTTAAGTTTATATAGAATATTATACAAAGTGATAAAGAAAGGAATAATTTAGTAAGGTGTTATAGTATGGGAATTAAGCAAAATATTGAAGAACTAAGATCCAAAATTCCAGAACAAGTAACGCTCTTAGCTGTTTCAAAAACAAAGCCATTAGAGGATCTAGAAGATGCATATATGGCAGGAATGAGAGATTTTGGGGAAAATAAAGTTCAAGAATTAGTAAAAAAATCCGAAAATTTTCATGAGGATGTACGATGGCATTTTATTGGACAGCTTCAAAGTAATAAAGTTAAGTATTTAGTAGATAAGGTACATTTGATACATTCTTTATCTAGTATTAGTTTGCTAAATGAAATTGAAAAGCAGTTTAGTAAAGTTAACAAGGTTGCTAATACTTTAATCCAAATTAATATTGGAAGAGAGGAAAGCAAAAGTGGAATTTTGGAAGAAGATTTATATGAATTCATAGAAGCAATTGAAAAATGCAAATTTGTTTCTGTAAAAGGTATAATGGTTATTATTCCAATAGGGGATGAAGAAAGCAATAGAAAATATTTTAAGAAAACAAAAAAAATATTTGATGAGCTTAAGGAAAAAAATTATAATAATATTAGTATGAAAATATTATCAATGGGGATGACTCATGATTTTATGACAGCTATAGAAGAAGGTTCTAACTTAGTAAGAATAGGAACAGGAATATTTGGAGAAAGAAATTATAATTTAGGAGGCGAAAATAATGGGTAATGTTATATCAAAAGTTAAATCTTTATTAGGGTTTGAGGATTACGAGGAGTATGATGAATACGAAGAAGAACAATACGAAGAGCAGGTGAAGGATGAAGATGAGATAGAACCTGTTATTACCAATAAGAAGAATAGTAAGGTTGTAAATATCCATACATCTTCAACTACAAAAGTAACAATAACTAAGCCAGTGGATTATGAAGAGGCAACTGAAATTTGTGAAGCACTTAAGAATAGAAGAATAGTTTTAGTAAATACAACAGTTTTAGAACTAAAGATTGCACAAAGATTATTAGATTTTATCAGTGGTTCATGTTATGCTTTAGGCGGAGAATTACAACAAATTGAAAAGGGAGTATATATTCTTTCACCATCAAACGTAGAAGTAACAAATGAATTAAAAAATGAACTAAGTTCAAAAGCTCTATTTAATTGGTCAAAATAGGAGGTATAAATTATGATATATAGTGTTTACATAGTTATTGATATGTTTCTAAGCATATTAGAGCTAGCTATATTCATAGAATGTATAGTTTCGTGGATACCACAAATTCAAGGGAATAAATTTATTGATTTACTACACAGTTTTGTTAATCCCGTTTTAGAACCAATTAGAAAGTTACAGTATAGATTAAGTCCTGGATTACCATTGGATTTTTCACCTATATTTGCATTGATTATTATAAATTTTTTACAAAGGATTATACCATAAATTATGAAAGAAAAAATAGCAAAGTATTTTACAGATGATGATAGAAATGATGCATTGAATTTATATGAGAAATATTTACTAGCTAGAGATAAAAACATAACTGTATTTGGAAAAAATTTTTATACACCAAATATATGGATGTGGTTTGAGAAAAACCTCTCTAGCAATGATTTAAAAATTGAAAGTAATGGACTTTTAGATGATTCTGAAAGAAGGATGGTTTCTTTTAATAACATATATAAAAGTCCATTTCCTATGAAATTGATTAAAATTGAAAGTACTTCGAAATTTTCTAATCTTACTCATAGAGATTTTTTGGGCGGAATTTTATCTCTAGGAATAGAAAGAAATAAAATAGGTGATTTATTAGTAAATAATAATACTTGTTATGTGCCAGTTCACGAAGAAGTAGAAGATTTTATTATATATAATTTAAGCAGAATTTCTAAGGTTATTTGTAATGTAAAAGTGGTGGATGATTTTGAATTTTTACCAAAAGTTAATTTTGAAGAAGTAGTAGTTTTGGTTTCTTCTTTGAGAATTGATGGAATTGTTTCTAAGATTATAAATATATCTAGATCTAAAGCTCAAGCAATTATTGAACAGGGTCAAGTGCTTATAGATTACGTTAAGATAAAAGATAAAAGTTATGAACTAAAAGGAAAAGAAAGAATTACTATAAGAGGTTTTGGAAAATTTATAGTGGGTAATTCTGTTGGAAATAGCAAAAGTGGAAGGATAAAAATTATTATCAAAAAATATACATAATAGAGGTGAAAGTATGAAATTGACACCAATGGATATAAATAACAAGGAATTTAAAAAGGGATTAAGAGGATACAATTCTGATGAAGTTGATGAATTTTTAGATGAAGTAGTAGATAATTATGAAGAGCTCTATAAAGAAAATGCAAATCTAAAAGAGAAACTTGCTAATTTGAATGAAAAGATAGAGCACTATTCTAAAATCGAAAGCACTATACAAAATACATTGTTATTGGCTCAAAATGCTGCAGAGCAAGCAAAAAATTCGGCTAAAAAAGAAGCTGAATTTATGATAAAAAATGCTAACGAAACTGCTCAGAAGATTATGGATAAGGCACATAATGATGTTATTCAAGTAAATGATGAATATGAAAGAGTTAAGCAAGAATTTATTAAATTTAGAGCAAAATATAGAAACTTCATGAATGCACAATTAGAAACATTTGATGATTTAGAGAAGGATTTTATAAAAAATTATAATGTATCTGATCCAATAGAAGATGATGAAGTAACTAATATAGAAAAAATAGTTGAAAAAGAGGTTGCAAGCATTACAAGTGGAGTAAGTGAAAATATAGAGACTCAGGAAAATGATCCTTCATTGAATGATGAATTAAATGAGATTAAAAGTTTTTTTGTTCAAGGTGAATAAATTTACTATCGTACAAAAATAATGAATAAAAATTATACATATTTTATTTATATAACGTAATAAAATGAAGATTATGTATTTTTTGAATAATAGAAAAGCTATCCTGAAGCGTTTAAGGATAGCTTTTCTATATTTGCTTAATTAATATTATTCTTTTGGGATTTCAGAATTATTAAATTTAGTATTTAGTATTACTATATCAACTCTTCTGTTTGCAGCTCTGCCATCTTCGGTATTGTTATCTTTAACAGGTCTATACTCTCCATAGCCTACTGAAGATAATCTTTCAGGTTTAACGTTTCCTTTAGAAATTAAAAACTCTACTACATTTGCGGCTCTTACAGCTGAAAGCTGCCAGTTAGAATGAAAATAATCATTATTAATAGCAACGTTATCAGTATGTCCTTCAACATGTATATAGTTATCAATATCGTTTAAAATCTTTGAGATGGATATTAATTTACCTTGCCAATCAGGTTTTATAGTAGATTGGCCACTATTGAAGAATACGCTATCATTGAAACTTATTATGAGTCCTCTTTCTTGAATGGATGTAGTAACACTTCCTTTTAGCTCGGAATTATTTACAAGATCATCTACTTTCTTTTTTACATGAGATAGTTTTTCTTCTTCTGCTATAGAGTCTGAATTATTCTGAGTATTTTGTTGATCAATTACAGTAGGAGGAGAATTTGAACTATCAGATACTGCTATTATATTTTCTCCATTACCACTATTAAATCCAATTTTCAATGAATTTGCTAGGGTTTGAGATTTTTTAGTATCTACATTAGAAATAGCATACATCATTAAAAAGAAAATCATCATTAATGTTATAAAATCAAGGTAAGATAACATCCATCTCTCAGTATCATCTTTTTCTTTTTTTGTATTCTTTTTCATAATTATACCTCTTTAAATTTCTTCTAAATCTTTAGCTTCATCTTCGGTTAGATAACTAACAAGCTTACTTACCAAGGTATTTGGATTAACTCCTTCTTGAATGAGTAATACTGCTTCAATGATCATTTCTTTTTCAGCAATCTCTTCTTTATTTATTTCTCTTAATTTACTTGCTATAGGAAGCCAAAAAAGATTTGCTGTAGCAAGACCATATAGAGTAGCTACAAATGCAACAGCAATTTTTTCACCCATTGCAGCTACATCACTTAAGGCGCTCAGTATTATAACTAAACTTGTTATAGTTCCTACTATTCCCATAGTAGGAGCATAGCCACCTGCAGAGGTGAACATTTCAATACAATTTTCATGCCTTGTAGAAAGCTGTTCGAGCTTGGTATTTAAGATGCTTTTTACAGAGGATGGATCTATACCATCCACAACCATTTGCAGCCCTTTTTTTACAAATGGATCTAGGGCATCATCTGTTAGTTCAGATTCTAAACTCAAAAGCCCATCCCTTCTCGTTTTAATTGACACTCCTTTGAAATAGTCTATATACCCCTTAAGATCAATTTCTTTCTTTTTGAAAGCTATTGATAATACTTTTGGGAACTTTTTCAATGTTGAGGAAGGAAATGAAATTCCTACTGCACCTAGTGTTCCACCAATAACTATCATTGCTGCAGTTGGTTGCAGTAAAGCTATAGGTTTTCCCCCTTCAATAATAAAGCCTACTATAATACAAATAAATGCAAATAGTACACTTAAAATTGTCATAATATCCATAAAATTATCCCCCTTGAATATATGAAATTTTAGCTCATATGTAGCACTTTTCATACTGGTTAATATATATTTATGTAAATTTAATACAGTATATGAATTTATATACTTATACAAAAATAATAGCATATTATAAAAAATATGTAAAATAATTATATATTTAGGGGAGAAGTTTATATATGACCGCTAATTCATACAAATTAATCTAATAAATTTCAGGTGTTAAGTAATTGTAAAGTCTAAGTTATTATATTATAATGTTGAAAGAATATGCTAAATAGGAAGGGATATTGATTTATGGAGAAAAATGTTTTTATAGTTGATGAAAAAGATAGAGGAGAGCGAATCGATAAGTATTTAGCTGAAATTTTTGTTGATAAATCAAGATCTTTTATCCAAGGACTTATTGAAAAGGATGGTATTAAGGTTAATAATAAAACTCCTAAGAGTAATTATAAACTAAGAGCTCTTGATGAAATAGAAGTAACATTTAGCGAGCCTGAAGTATTAAAAGTAGAGGCTGAAGAAATACCTATTAATATACTTTATGAAGATAAAGATGTAGTAGTTGTTAATAAACCACAGGGGATGGTTGTGCATCCTGCGCCAGGAAACTATAATGGAACATTAGTTAATGCTCTGCTTTATCATTGTAAAGATTTATCTAGCATAAATGGAATTATAAGACCAGGAATAGTTCACAGAATTGATAAAGATACATCTGGAGTTTTGGTTGTAGCAAAAAATGATGAAGCCCATAATAAGCTTTCAGAGCAATTAAAAGATCACTCAATGAAGAGAGAATATTATGCTTTGGTTGAAGGAAGACTAAAGAATGATAAAGGTATAATTGATAAACCTTTGGCTAGAAATAAGAGAGATAGATTAAAGATAGGAATTGTAGAGGGAGGCAAAAGAGCTGTAACACATTATGAAGTTTTAGAAAGATTCAATGGCTACACATTGATAAAATGTATATTAGAAACTGGAAGAACACATCAGATAAGAGTTCATATGGCATCTATCGGATTTCCGCTAGTTGGTGATCCTCTTTATGGATTTAAGAAACAAAGATTCAAATTGAAAGGTCAAATGTTACATGCTAAGACATTAGGTTTTGTTCATCCAAGCAAAAATGAATATATGGAGTTCACAACAGAATTGCCAGAATACTTTCAAGAAATAATAGAAAAATTAAGAAATGAATTAAGATAAAATAGTGGAGGAATAACATGAAATTAAAATCAGTTTTATTAGATGAAAAAGCTGTTAATAGAACATTAATAAGAATTTCTCATGAAATAATTGAAAGAAATAAAGGAATAGATGAACTAGTTTTACTTGGAATTAAGACTAGAGGGTATCCGCTTGCAAAAAGAATTGCTAGCTATATAAAGGGAATAGAAGGGGTAGATGTTCCAGTTGGATCTGTAGATATAACATTGTACAGAGATGATTTAACTAAGATAAGTGAAGATTTAGAGATTAAGAATTTAGATTTAGGTCTTGAAATAAAAGATAAAAAGATAATTATAATTGATGATGTTTTATATACATGTAGGACAGCAAGAGCAGCTATAGATGCAATTATGGATGTAAATAGACCTAGAGGTATTCAATTAGCGGTTCTTATAGACAGAGGGCATAAAGAACTACCAATTAGAGCAGATTATGTGGGTAAAAACATTCCAACTTCTAAAAATGAGGTTATAGCAGTATCTCTAAAAGAAATTGATGGAGAAGATTCAGTGAAAATATTTGATAAATAGATAAAAAGGGAGAATGCAAAAATATGTATGAGTTAATTGCAACAAGTACTTTCGGAATAGAAAGCATAACTGCAAAAGAATTAAGGGCACTTGGTTATGAAGATTTGAAAATTGAAAACGGAAGAGTAACTTTTGAGGGAGACGAAATGGATATAGCAATTTGCAATATTCATTTAAGAACTGCGGATAGAGTACTTATAAAAATGGCAGAATTTGAAGCTAAATCTTTCGAAGAACTTTTTCAAGGGACTAAAAAAGTAGAATGGAGTAAGATAATTCCTGAAGACGGAGTTATGCATGTTGTTGGCAAAAGTATTAAATCAACGCTTCATAGTGTTCCTGACTGCCAATCTATAGTTAAAAAAGCTGTTGTTAAAAGTATGAGTGAAAGCTATGGCATAGAGACATTCAGCGAAAGTGGACCAGTTTATAAAATAGAAGTAGCTATCTTAAAAGATATAGTTACGCTTACTATAGATACAACAGGACCAGGATTACATAAAAGGGGTTATAGAGAACTTGCCGGAGCAGCACCATTAAAAGAAACTTTAGCAGCTTCAATGCTTCTAATCTCAAGATGGAATGACGGGTTTGAATTAATAGATCCATTTTGTGGTTCGGGGACAATTTTAATTGAAGCGGCTATGATAGCTCAAAATATTGCACCAGGAGTAAACAGAAGTTTTGTATGTGAAACATGGCCTTCAATTACTAAAGATATATTTGATTCAGTAAGAGAAGGTGCAAAAAAATCTGAAAAGAATAAGGATATAAAACTAATAGGATACGATATAGACTATAGAGTTCTTAAAGTTGCTATGGAAAATGCAAAAAAAGCAGGAGTTGATAAATATATACAATTTCAAAAGAGAGATTTTATGGAATTTTCAACTTCAAGAAAGTATGGATTTGTAGTTTCAAATCCACCATATGGAGAAAGAATCGGTGAGAAGGAAATATTACCTACACTATATAAACATATGGGAAATACAAAGAGAAAGCTGGAAGATTGGGATTTTAACATATTAACATCTTTTGAGCCATTTGAAAAAACATTTGGATTAAAATCAACAAAGAATAGAAAATTATACAATGGAAAAATAAAATGTTATTATTATCAATATTTTGACAATAATAAAATTAAAAATGCTGGTGATATATTAATAAATGAATTAATAAAGTAAAGTTTAAGGCATCAGAAAGCTTTGAAAACATATTTACAAA from the Clostridium beijerinckii genome contains:
- a CDS encoding YggS family pyridoxal phosphate-dependent enzyme; this translates as MGIKQNIEELRSKIPEQVTLLAVSKTKPLEDLEDAYMAGMRDFGENKVQELVKKSENFHEDVRWHFIGQLQSNKVKYLVDKVHLIHSLSSISLLNEIEKQFSKVNKVANTLIQINIGREESKSGILEEDLYEFIEAIEKCKFVSVKGIMVIIPIGDEESNRKYFKKTKKIFDELKEKNYNNISMKILSMGMTHDFMTAIEEGSNLVRIGTGIFGERNYNLGGENNG
- a CDS encoding cell division protein SepF translates to MGNVISKVKSLLGFEDYEEYDEYEEEQYEEQVKDEDEIEPVITNKKNSKVVNIHTSSTTKVTITKPVDYEEATEICEALKNRRIVLVNTTVLELKIAQRLLDFISGSCYALGGELQQIEKGVYILSPSNVEVTNELKNELSSKALFNWSK
- a CDS encoding YggT family protein, yielding MIYSVYIVIDMFLSILELAIFIECIVSWIPQIQGNKFIDLLHSFVNPVLEPIRKLQYRLSPGLPLDFSPIFALIIINFLQRIIP
- a CDS encoding RNA-binding protein; this translates as MKEKIAKYFTDDDRNDALNLYEKYLLARDKNITVFGKNFYTPNIWMWFEKNLSSNDLKIESNGLLDDSERRMVSFNNIYKSPFPMKLIKIESTSKFSNLTHRDFLGGILSLGIERNKIGDLLVNNNTCYVPVHEEVEDFIIYNLSRISKVICNVKVVDDFEFLPKVNFEEVVVLVSSLRIDGIVSKIINISRSKAQAIIEQGQVLIDYVKIKDKSYELKGKERITIRGFGKFIVGNSVGNSKSGRIKIIIKKYT
- a CDS encoding DivIVA domain-containing protein, yielding MKLTPMDINNKEFKKGLRGYNSDEVDEFLDEVVDNYEELYKENANLKEKLANLNEKIEHYSKIESTIQNTLLLAQNAAEQAKNSAKKEAEFMIKNANETAQKIMDKAHNDVIQVNDEYERVKQEFIKFRAKYRNFMNAQLETFDDLEKDFIKNYNVSDPIEDDEVTNIEKIVEKEVASITSGVSENIETQENDPSLNDELNEIKSFFVQGE
- a CDS encoding OmpA family protein, translating into MKKNTKKEKDDTERWMLSYLDFITLMMIFFLMMYAISNVDTKKSQTLANSLKIGFNSGNGENIIAVSDSSNSPPTVIDQQNTQNNSDSIAEEEKLSHVKKKVDDLVNNSELKGSVTTSIQERGLIISFNDSVFFNSGQSTIKPDWQGKLISISKILNDIDNYIHVEGHTDNVAINNDYFHSNWQLSAVRAANVVEFLISKGNVKPERLSSVGYGEYRPVKDNNTEDGRAANRRVDIVILNTKFNNSEIPKE
- a CDS encoding flagellar motor protein codes for the protein MDIMTILSVLFAFICIIVGFIIEGGKPIALLQPTAAMIVIGGTLGAVGISFPSSTLKKFPKVLSIAFKKKEIDLKGYIDYFKGVSIKTRRDGLLSLESELTDDALDPFVKKGLQMVVDGIDPSSVKSILNTKLEQLSTRHENCIEMFTSAGGYAPTMGIVGTITSLVIILSALSDVAAMGEKIAVAFVATLYGLATANLFWLPIASKLREINKEEIAEKEMIIEAVLLIQEGVNPNTLVSKLVSYLTEDEAKDLEEI
- a CDS encoding RluA family pseudouridine synthase, producing the protein MEKNVFIVDEKDRGERIDKYLAEIFVDKSRSFIQGLIEKDGIKVNNKTPKSNYKLRALDEIEVTFSEPEVLKVEAEEIPINILYEDKDVVVVNKPQGMVVHPAPGNYNGTLVNALLYHCKDLSSINGIIRPGIVHRIDKDTSGVLVVAKNDEAHNKLSEQLKDHSMKREYYALVEGRLKNDKGIIDKPLARNKRDRLKIGIVEGGKRAVTHYEVLERFNGYTLIKCILETGRTHQIRVHMASIGFPLVGDPLYGFKKQRFKLKGQMLHAKTLGFVHPSKNEYMEFTTELPEYFQEIIEKLRNELR
- the pyrR gene encoding bifunctional pyr operon transcriptional regulator/uracil phosphoribosyltransferase PyrR, whose translation is MKLKSVLLDEKAVNRTLIRISHEIIERNKGIDELVLLGIKTRGYPLAKRIASYIKGIEGVDVPVGSVDITLYRDDLTKISEDLEIKNLDLGLEIKDKKIIIIDDVLYTCRTARAAIDAIMDVNRPRGIQLAVLIDRGHKELPIRADYVGKNIPTSKNEVIAVSLKEIDGEDSVKIFDK
- a CDS encoding THUMP domain-containing class I SAM-dependent RNA methyltransferase, with the translated sequence MYELIATSTFGIESITAKELRALGYEDLKIENGRVTFEGDEMDIAICNIHLRTADRVLIKMAEFEAKSFEELFQGTKKVEWSKIIPEDGVMHVVGKSIKSTLHSVPDCQSIVKKAVVKSMSESYGIETFSESGPVYKIEVAILKDIVTLTIDTTGPGLHKRGYRELAGAAPLKETLAASMLLISRWNDGFELIDPFCGSGTILIEAAMIAQNIAPGVNRSFVCETWPSITKDIFDSVREGAKKSEKNKDIKLIGYDIDYRVLKVAMENAKKAGVDKYIQFQKRDFMEFSTSRKYGFVVSNPPYGERIGEKEILPTLYKHMGNTKRKLEDWDFNILTSFEPFEKTFGLKSTKNRKLYNGKIKCYYYQYFDNNKIKNAGDILINELIK